Proteins found in one Mytilus edulis chromosome 2, xbMytEdul2.2, whole genome shotgun sequence genomic segment:
- the LOC139513840 gene encoding calpain-B-like isoform X1: protein MGCAPSSDTGTQYASLGHHGNTNVSRKTKTPTDSQLYGNTNKSRKASTSSSSSSSSDGSKKSKEVNQPNNVHPVPPPPVKLTENDKKQQQERKVITPPPPDPVPTPKEKEEAPPVLPPPPVEEKEERQPSPVPSPTPIEQEQERQPSPKPPPPPQDDNDMRNPTDEDQQQVPPTPQQEEEKQITPPPPQEEQKQITPSAPPMPIPTDMNDETRNGGETIKPGKDNVDFDDTGNMETPAPPDFGRSEYIPTDVGTKERFIDFRTEGGEFTNPSRPSPNDNGLYTEFEFTVDVAVPSASGLQWQRPAEICQNPALFTDGTTRFDIGQGRVGTCWFLSMVANIADKPRLLERVVPARDYKIGTNDYDGVFHCRFWRFGHWSEIYIDDKLPTSGRGGLYGAHSNTDPNEMWVALLEKAFARMYGSYDEVSGGRTADAFMNLTAGVGEAIKFETMKMSSQQLFRRLKNAFQSPTTMVGCVCPQKSDGQHGLVGGHAYSMNGTYQVGDNMLVRIRNPWGRQEWNGPWSDGSNEMSQYGGSIPHPNKDDGEFYMDVNHFLKYFEQCTICNLTPDVDRDGTADTLNYVTSLFGNWRRGKAGGFQSKLQNPQFCVTVSDQEADRDGNVPVVVQIVQKTSDRQDDKVGIRVDFYKVLHEDSDILVLDELGDKNNMYLIDFSSCYRFNVKPGKYVAVPSTMDSCDKDPRVLKEFLIRFFTAGPLTNPFEIQDSTTVMTGKGPDLEVDGSVLQLGCSQCITGKFVSGRNAGGQISCRDTFATNPQFFITINEPQSVKVEVMQPDQKNGFPIGIKLFETDRSSFQSDYNWFAQNYNNAVRDMSGNDGPFSYGSSVDCGYKLQPGTYVLLIHANGPEDQNDFAVAIYSERPVEIESSNL, encoded by the exons ATGGGATGTGCACCATCATCAGATACCGGCACACAATATGCATCGCTTGGTCACCATGGAAACACAAATGTAAGTAGGAAAACTAAAACACCAACGGATAGCCAACTATATGGCAATACAAATAAAAGTAGAAAGGCATCTACATCATCGTCTTCATCGTCTTCATCAGATGGTAGTAAAAAAAGCAAAGAAGTAAATCAGCCAAATAATGTACATCCTGTTCCGCCACCGCCGGTAAAACTCACAGAAAATGACAAGAAACAGCAACAGGAAAGAAAAGTCATAACACCGCCTCCGCCAGATCCTGTTCCAACACCTAAGGAAAAAGAAGAGGCACCACCTGTGCTCCCTCCTCCGCCTGTTGAAGAAAAAGAGGAAAGACAACCAAGTCCAGTACCATCGCCTACTCCTATAGAACAGGAACAAGAGCGACAACCAAGTCCGaaaccaccaccaccaccacaaGATGATAATGACATGAGAAACCCAACTGACGAGGACCAACAACAGGTACCCCCAACGCCGCAACAGGAAGAGGAGAAACAAATAACACCGCCACCGCCACAAGAGGAACAGAAACAAATAACGCCATCAGCACCACCGATGCCTATACCAACAGATATG AATGACGAAACAAGAAATGGAGGGGAAACGATAAAACCAGGAAAAGACAATGTCGACTTCGACGATACTGGTAATATGGAGACGCCGGCACCACCGGACTTTGGTCGATCAGAATATATACCAACAGATGTTGGAACAAAAGAACGGTTCATAGATTTCCGCACAGAAGGCGGAGAATTCACAAACCCATCGAGACCTTCACCCAACGACAATGGACTTTACACTGAGTTTGAATTCACCGTTGATGTGGCTGTTCCTAGTGCATCTGGACTTCAATGGCAAAGACCAGCT GAAATTTGTCAAAATCCAGCTTTGTTTACTGATGGTACCACAAGATTTGATATTGGACAAGGTAGAGTTGGTACCTGTTGGTTTTTGTCTATGGTGGCAAATATTGCAGATAAACCAAGGCTGTTAGAACGA GTGGTTCCAGCTAGAGATTATAAGATCGGTACTAATGACTATGACGGTGTCTTTCATTGCCGCTTTTGGAGATTTGGACACTGGAGCGAAATATATATAGATGACAAACTACCTACATCCGGTCGGGGGGGACTTTATGGAGCTCACTCTAATACCGATCCTAACGAAATGTGGGTGGCTCTTCTCGAGAAGGCGTTCGCACG AATGTATGGCAGTTACGATGAGGTATCAGGTGGAAGAACAGCCGATGCCTTTATGAACCTTACTGCCGGTGTCGGAGAAGCTATTAAGtttgaaacaatgaaaatgtCATCTCAACAATTGTTTCGGAGACTTAAAAATGCATTCCAGTCACCGACTACAATGGTTGGCTGTGTTTGTCCG CAAAAAAGTGATGGCCAGCATGGTTTAGTTGGAGGTCATGCATACTCAATGAATGGAACATACCAG GTAGGAGATAATATGTTGGTTCGTATACGTAACCCATGGGGAAGACAGGAATGGAACGGACCATGGAGTGACGG GAGTAACGAGATGAGTCAGTATGGAGGTTCTATTCCGCATCCAAATAAAGATGACGGGGAATTCTATATGGATGTAAACCATTTCCTCAAGTATTTTGAACAGTGCACCATTTGCAATCTAACACCAGACGTTGACAGAGATGGAACGGCTGATACGCTAA ACTATGTGACATCCTTATTTGGAAATTGGCGAAGAGGGAAAGCTGGAGGCTTCCAAAGCAAACTACAAAATCCACAGTTCTGTGTTACAGTGAGCGACCAAG aGGCAGATAGGGATGGTAATGTTCCTGTTGTGGTACAGATAGTACAGAAAACATCAGACAGACAGGATGATAAAGTGGGAATTAGGGTGGATTTCTATAAG GTTCTACATGAAGACTCAGATATACTTGTTCTTGACGAGTTAGGAGACAAAAACAATATGTATTTGATAGACTTTAGTTCGTGCTACAGATTTAATGTGAAACCTGGTAAATACGTGGCGGTACCTTCTACTATGGATAGTTGTGACAAAGATCCAAGAGTACTGAAAGAGTTTTTGATTCGATTTTTCACGGCTGGACCATTGACGAATCCTTT TGAAATACAAGACAGTACTACAGTAATGACAGGAAAGGGACCCGACTTGGAGGTTGATGGAAGTGTCTTACAGTTAG GTTGTTCACAATGTATTACTGGAAAGTTTGTGAGCGGACGCAATGCTGGAGGACAGATTTCATGCCGTGATACTTTTGCAACAAATCCACAGTTCTTTATTACAATTAATGAGC CACAAAGTGTAAAAGTGGAAGTTATGCAGCCAGATCAGAAGAATGGTTTCCCTATTGGAATAAAACTGTTTGAG ACTGACAGAAGTAGTTTTCAGTCAGATTATAACTGGTTTGCTCAGAATTACAACAATGCAGTACGTGATATGAGTGGAAATGATGGACCATTCTCATACGGAAGCAGTGTGGATTGTGGATATAAGTTACAACCTGGAACATACGTACTGCTTATACATGCTAATGGGCCGGAAGATCAAAATGATTTTGCAGTTGCAATATATTCAGAAAGACCGGTTGAAATAGA ATCCAGTAATTTATAA
- the LOC139513840 gene encoding calpain-2 catalytic subunit-like isoform X2, which yields MGCAPSSDTGTQYASLGHHGNTNNDETRNGGETIKPGKDNVDFDDTGNMETPAPPDFGRSEYIPTDVGTKERFIDFRTEGGEFTNPSRPSPNDNGLYTEFEFTVDVAVPSASGLQWQRPAEICQNPALFTDGTTRFDIGQGRVGTCWFLSMVANIADKPRLLERVVPARDYKIGTNDYDGVFHCRFWRFGHWSEIYIDDKLPTSGRGGLYGAHSNTDPNEMWVALLEKAFARMYGSYDEVSGGRTADAFMNLTAGVGEAIKFETMKMSSQQLFRRLKNAFQSPTTMVGCVCPQKSDGQHGLVGGHAYSMNGTYQVGDNMLVRIRNPWGRQEWNGPWSDGSNEMSQYGGSIPHPNKDDGEFYMDVNHFLKYFEQCTICNLTPDVDRDGTADTLNYVTSLFGNWRRGKAGGFQSKLQNPQFCVTVSDQEADRDGNVPVVVQIVQKTSDRQDDKVGIRVDFYKVLHEDSDILVLDELGDKNNMYLIDFSSCYRFNVKPGKYVAVPSTMDSCDKDPRVLKEFLIRFFTAGPLTNPFEIQDSTTVMTGKGPDLEVDGSVLQLGCSQCITGKFVSGRNAGGQISCRDTFATNPQFFITINEPQSVKVEVMQPDQKNGFPIGIKLFETDRSSFQSDYNWFAQNYNNAVRDMSGNDGPFSYGSSVDCGYKLQPGTYVLLIHANGPEDQNDFAVAIYSERPVEIESSNL from the exons ATGGGATGTGCACCATCATCAGATACCGGCACACAATATGCATCGCTTGGTCACCATGGAAACACAAAT AATGACGAAACAAGAAATGGAGGGGAAACGATAAAACCAGGAAAAGACAATGTCGACTTCGACGATACTGGTAATATGGAGACGCCGGCACCACCGGACTTTGGTCGATCAGAATATATACCAACAGATGTTGGAACAAAAGAACGGTTCATAGATTTCCGCACAGAAGGCGGAGAATTCACAAACCCATCGAGACCTTCACCCAACGACAATGGACTTTACACTGAGTTTGAATTCACCGTTGATGTGGCTGTTCCTAGTGCATCTGGACTTCAATGGCAAAGACCAGCT GAAATTTGTCAAAATCCAGCTTTGTTTACTGATGGTACCACAAGATTTGATATTGGACAAGGTAGAGTTGGTACCTGTTGGTTTTTGTCTATGGTGGCAAATATTGCAGATAAACCAAGGCTGTTAGAACGA GTGGTTCCAGCTAGAGATTATAAGATCGGTACTAATGACTATGACGGTGTCTTTCATTGCCGCTTTTGGAGATTTGGACACTGGAGCGAAATATATATAGATGACAAACTACCTACATCCGGTCGGGGGGGACTTTATGGAGCTCACTCTAATACCGATCCTAACGAAATGTGGGTGGCTCTTCTCGAGAAGGCGTTCGCACG AATGTATGGCAGTTACGATGAGGTATCAGGTGGAAGAACAGCCGATGCCTTTATGAACCTTACTGCCGGTGTCGGAGAAGCTATTAAGtttgaaacaatgaaaatgtCATCTCAACAATTGTTTCGGAGACTTAAAAATGCATTCCAGTCACCGACTACAATGGTTGGCTGTGTTTGTCCG CAAAAAAGTGATGGCCAGCATGGTTTAGTTGGAGGTCATGCATACTCAATGAATGGAACATACCAG GTAGGAGATAATATGTTGGTTCGTATACGTAACCCATGGGGAAGACAGGAATGGAACGGACCATGGAGTGACGG GAGTAACGAGATGAGTCAGTATGGAGGTTCTATTCCGCATCCAAATAAAGATGACGGGGAATTCTATATGGATGTAAACCATTTCCTCAAGTATTTTGAACAGTGCACCATTTGCAATCTAACACCAGACGTTGACAGAGATGGAACGGCTGATACGCTAA ACTATGTGACATCCTTATTTGGAAATTGGCGAAGAGGGAAAGCTGGAGGCTTCCAAAGCAAACTACAAAATCCACAGTTCTGTGTTACAGTGAGCGACCAAG aGGCAGATAGGGATGGTAATGTTCCTGTTGTGGTACAGATAGTACAGAAAACATCAGACAGACAGGATGATAAAGTGGGAATTAGGGTGGATTTCTATAAG GTTCTACATGAAGACTCAGATATACTTGTTCTTGACGAGTTAGGAGACAAAAACAATATGTATTTGATAGACTTTAGTTCGTGCTACAGATTTAATGTGAAACCTGGTAAATACGTGGCGGTACCTTCTACTATGGATAGTTGTGACAAAGATCCAAGAGTACTGAAAGAGTTTTTGATTCGATTTTTCACGGCTGGACCATTGACGAATCCTTT TGAAATACAAGACAGTACTACAGTAATGACAGGAAAGGGACCCGACTTGGAGGTTGATGGAAGTGTCTTACAGTTAG GTTGTTCACAATGTATTACTGGAAAGTTTGTGAGCGGACGCAATGCTGGAGGACAGATTTCATGCCGTGATACTTTTGCAACAAATCCACAGTTCTTTATTACAATTAATGAGC CACAAAGTGTAAAAGTGGAAGTTATGCAGCCAGATCAGAAGAATGGTTTCCCTATTGGAATAAAACTGTTTGAG ACTGACAGAAGTAGTTTTCAGTCAGATTATAACTGGTTTGCTCAGAATTACAACAATGCAGTACGTGATATGAGTGGAAATGATGGACCATTCTCATACGGAAGCAGTGTGGATTGTGGATATAAGTTACAACCTGGAACATACGTACTGCTTATACATGCTAATGGGCCGGAAGATCAAAATGATTTTGCAGTTGCAATATATTCAGAAAGACCGGTTGAAATAGA ATCCAGTAATTTATAA